A single genomic interval of Rosistilla ulvae harbors:
- the acnA gene encoding aconitate hydratase AcnA translates to MTKTDPFNARDTFDTGNGTAGIYRISRLEDAGLGAVSKLPYSIRILLEAVLRGCDGFSVTEQDVKNLAAWNASAPAAEEIPFKPSRVVLQDFTGVPAVVDLAAMRSAMGRLGGDPKRINPLIPVDLVIDHSVQVDYFGSSQSLQQNVDMEFQRNGERYEFLRWGQQAFDNFRVVPPNVGIVHQVNLEYLANVVWLREDEHGPIALPDTLVGTDSHTTMINGLGVLGWGVGGIEAEASMLGQPLYMLMPEVIGMELTGELPPGATATDLVLRVTEVLRAEGVVGKFVEYFGEGMQAMTLADRATLANMAPEYGATMGFFPVDAETLNYLRRTGRPEPQVQLVERYCKEQGLWRNDADQCQYTKRLSLDLSTVEPALAGPKRPQDRVRLADMKADFNKSLTAPVGAKGFGLDATQLNKTATVNDNGKSSEITHGSVVIAAITSCTNTSNPSVMLGAGLLAKRAVEAGLTVKPFVKTSLAPGSRVVTDYLDKAGVSESLDALGFQTVGYGCTTCIGNSGPLPEPVSAAIVEADLVASSVLSGNRNFEGRVNPHTKANYLASPPLVVAFALAGTTDIDMATEPLGTGKDGQPVFLKDIWPSTEEVRQVIDEAVQPEMFTRQYAQAVTGNERWNAIDVSGGDIYEWSESSTYIQEPPFLSSVTADVPDIQPIRGARVLALLNDSVTTDHISPAGAIAKDGPAGRFLQEHGVGPKEFNSFGSRRGNDRVMVRGTFANIRIRNQIAPGTEGGVTRFLPAGETMSIYDASMKYQQEGTPLIVIAGAEYGTGSSRDWAAKGTLLLGVKAVIATSYERIHRSNLVGMGVLPLQMVEGNDWQSLGLSGEETYDIQGLSNDLQPRSTVTVKATADDGKVTEFECLVRIDTPVEMVYYRNEGILPTVLRSLAKE, encoded by the coding sequence GTGACGAAAACCGATCCATTTAACGCGCGCGACACATTTGACACCGGCAACGGAACCGCTGGCATCTACCGCATCAGTCGCCTGGAAGACGCTGGCCTTGGCGCTGTCAGCAAACTGCCTTATTCGATCCGCATCCTGTTGGAAGCCGTTTTGCGTGGCTGCGACGGATTCAGCGTGACCGAACAGGATGTTAAGAATCTGGCCGCCTGGAACGCATCTGCGCCAGCGGCCGAAGAGATTCCGTTCAAGCCATCCCGCGTGGTGCTGCAGGATTTCACCGGCGTTCCGGCGGTTGTCGATCTAGCGGCGATGCGTTCGGCGATGGGCCGCCTGGGTGGCGATCCCAAGCGGATCAACCCGTTGATTCCCGTCGACCTGGTGATCGATCACAGCGTGCAAGTCGATTACTTCGGCAGCTCGCAATCGTTGCAGCAAAACGTCGACATGGAATTCCAACGCAACGGCGAACGCTACGAGTTCCTGCGTTGGGGGCAACAAGCATTCGATAACTTCCGCGTCGTTCCACCAAATGTCGGTATCGTGCACCAGGTGAACCTGGAATATCTGGCCAACGTTGTCTGGCTCCGCGAAGACGAACACGGTCCGATCGCATTGCCCGATACTCTGGTCGGCACCGACAGCCACACCACGATGATCAACGGCCTGGGCGTGTTGGGCTGGGGCGTTGGCGGTATCGAAGCCGAAGCGTCGATGTTGGGCCAACCGTTGTACATGTTGATGCCCGAAGTGATCGGGATGGAATTGACCGGCGAGCTGCCACCCGGTGCGACCGCGACCGACTTGGTGCTGCGAGTGACCGAGGTGTTGCGAGCCGAAGGAGTGGTCGGCAAGTTTGTCGAATATTTTGGCGAAGGGATGCAAGCGATGACGCTGGCCGATCGTGCCACCCTGGCCAACATGGCTCCCGAATACGGAGCGACGATGGGCTTCTTCCCCGTCGATGCGGAGACGCTGAACTATCTGCGTCGCACCGGCCGCCCCGAACCACAGGTCCAATTGGTCGAACGCTACTGCAAGGAACAGGGACTGTGGCGCAACGACGCCGACCAGTGCCAATACACCAAGCGTCTGTCGTTGGATCTGTCGACCGTCGAACCGGCGTTGGCTGGCCCCAAACGCCCGCAAGATCGCGTCCGTCTGGCCGACATGAAAGCCGACTTCAACAAATCGTTGACCGCGCCGGTTGGAGCCAAGGGCTTCGGCTTGGATGCGACTCAGTTGAACAAGACCGCAACGGTCAACGACAATGGAAAGTCATCGGAAATCACCCACGGTTCGGTTGTGATCGCGGCGATCACCAGCTGCACCAACACCAGCAACCCTTCGGTAATGCTGGGTGCGGGGCTGTTGGCCAAGCGAGCTGTCGAAGCGGGGCTAACGGTCAAGCCGTTTGTCAAAACCAGCTTGGCTCCCGGATCGCGCGTCGTCACCGATTACCTGGACAAAGCGGGCGTCAGCGAAAGCTTGGACGCATTGGGCTTCCAGACCGTCGGATACGGATGCACGACTTGCATCGGTAACAGCGGCCCGCTGCCCGAACCCGTTTCGGCGGCGATCGTCGAAGCCGACTTGGTCGCGTCGAGCGTGCTTAGCGGCAATCGCAACTTCGAAGGCCGCGTCAACCCGCACACCAAAGCGAACTACCTGGCCAGCCCTCCGTTGGTCGTTGCATTTGCTTTGGCCGGAACGACCGACATCGACATGGCGACCGAACCTTTGGGGACGGGCAAAGATGGGCAGCCTGTCTTCTTGAAGGACATCTGGCCATCGACCGAAGAGGTTCGCCAGGTGATCGACGAAGCGGTCCAACCCGAAATGTTCACTCGCCAATACGCCCAAGCCGTGACCGGCAACGAGCGTTGGAATGCGATCGACGTCTCCGGTGGCGATATTTACGAATGGTCCGAATCGAGTACCTACATCCAGGAACCGCCCTTCCTGTCGTCGGTCACCGCCGATGTTCCCGATATCCAACCGATCCGCGGTGCTCGCGTTCTGGCACTGTTGAACGATTCGGTCACGACCGATCACATCTCGCCAGCCGGTGCGATCGCCAAGGACGGACCCGCGGGCCGATTCTTGCAAGAACATGGCGTTGGACCAAAAGAGTTCAACAGCTTCGGCAGCCGCCGTGGTAACGATCGCGTGATGGTTCGTGGCACGTTCGCCAACATCCGGATTCGCAATCAGATCGCGCCGGGAACCGAAGGTGGCGTGACCCGCTTCCTGCCCGCTGGCGAGACGATGTCGATCTACGATGCGTCGATGAAGTACCAACAGGAAGGGACTCCATTGATCGTGATCGCGGGAGCCGAATACGGCACCGGCAGCAGCCGCGACTGGGCTGCCAAGGGAACGCTGTTGTTGGGCGTCAAAGCCGTGATCGCTACCAGTTACGAACGTATCCACCGCAGCAACTTGGTCGGTATGGGCGTGTTGCCATTGCAGATGGTCGAAGGAAACGATTGGCAATCGCTGGGATTGTCCGGCGAAGAGACCTACGACATTCAAGGGCTCTCCAACGACCTGCAGCCCCGTTCGACCGTGACCGTCAAGGCGACTGCCGATGATGGCAAGGTGACCGAATTCGAATGCTTGGTCCGCATCGATACGCCTGTCGAGATGGTTTACTATCGCAACGAAGGCATCCTGCCAACGGTTCTGCGAAGCTTGGCGAAAGAGTAG
- a CDS encoding IS630 family transposase (programmed frameshift): MKKYIVRLSDTEREELKAIVKKLKGSSQKVRRALILLKADTEGPGWTDAKIAEALACRIQTVENLRKRLVTEGFDTALHGKPRLSAPREKTLDGKQEAKVIALRLGKPPKGFASWSLRLLADHVVELGIVDSISYETVRQTLKKTGMTNRKIQYWVIPPDADSEFVACMEEVLDTYEEPYDSDYPVVCMDEQPVQLHKETRTPIPATRNHARRVDYEYERCGTASVFMFTEPLAGWREVTVRPKRTKVDWAIEMEALLTTRYKKAKKIILVCDNLNTHTKGAFYEAFKPEKARALVRRIEFRYTPKHGSWLNAAENELSSMTRQCINGRRFATIAPLRKETQAWSSHSNRRQRGVDWQFQVKDARTKLKSLYPKIKA; this comes from the exons ATTAAGAAGTATATCGTTCGGCTTTCGGATACAGAACGGGAAGAACTGAAGGCGATTGTAAAGAAGCTGAAAGGCTCCTCGCAGAAGGTACGGCGGGCGCTGATCCTTCTCAAAGCTGACACGGAAGGACCTGGCTGGACCGACGCCAAAATCGCGGAAGCTTTGGCGTGTCGGATTCAGACCGTGGAGAATCTTCGCAAACGTTTGGTGACCGAAGGGTTCGATACGGCGCTGCACGGGAAACCGCGTTTGAGCGCCCCGCGAGAGAAGACGCTTGACGGAAAGCAAGAAGCGAAAGTGATCGCCTTGCGGTTGGGGAAACCTCCCAAAGGGTTCGCGAGTTGGTCGCTGCGTCTGTTGGCAGACCACGTGGTAGAACTGGGGATCGTGGACTCGATCAGCTACGAAACCGTTCGCCAAACGCTTAAAAAAACGG GCATGACCAATCGCAAGATCCAGTATTGGGTGATTCCACCCGACGCCGACTCCGAATTTGTAGCGTGCATGGAAGAAGTCCTAGATACCTACGAAGAACCGTATGATTCGGACTATCCCGTGGTGTGCATGGACGAACAGCCGGTCCAGCTTCACAAAGAGACGCGAACGCCGATCCCGGCGACCCGCAATCATGCTCGACGCGTCGATTACGAGTATGAACGGTGCGGAACCGCCAGCGTGTTCATGTTCACCGAGCCGCTGGCCGGATGGAGAGAAGTCACCGTGCGTCCAAAGCGAACCAAGGTCGATTGGGCCATCGAAATGGAGGCACTGCTGACGACACGCTACAAAAAGGCGAAGAAGATCATCCTGGTATGTGACAATCTCAATACCCACACCAAAGGCGCCTTCTACGAGGCCTTTAAGCCAGAAAAAGCCCGTGCCTTGGTTCGTCGCATCGAGTTCCGTTACACACCCAAGCATGGAAGTTGGCTCAACGCGGCTGAGAACGAACTCAGTTCAATGACGCGGCAGTGTATCAACGGTCGTCGATTCGCGACGATTGCGCCGCTGAGAAAGGAAACACAGGCGTGGTCCTCACACTCAAACAGAAGACAGCGTGGCGTTGACTGGCAATTCCAAGTCAAAGATGCGAGAACAAAACTAAAATCCCTCTACCCCAAAATCAAAGCCTGA
- a CDS encoding IS1182 family transposase yields the protein MGWAQPKENREQLVLFAEKLDDAVPIEHPVRTIDAMLGKIDWSNWEASYDLTKGQPPIHPRVIAGVILYGLLKRVQTSRALEEALQFRLDFRWLAEGRSIDHSTIARFRTSNAEAIGDLFVQIGLIAQQMGHLTLRSLGYDGTRLRASNRRSGTRTPDELRQAKKQLTAEFEEHRQAVEQAQDSEDEIFDAAAAADKEEQLSRQSQQIDSALAELERIQSEGKKVPDRLPITDPQSRIAKNKEGGFAPNYNPTATVDADSGLIAAADVISGIDEQSHMHGAIDQVRESFMEGDREREVQVLADGLMATGENIAACKDKHVDFYTPAGPENPAYRKDPSQPIAAEKLDRLPVRGKKPKKGEQDERTFDKSAFLYDAEADVYYCPMGKTLERKSRRKDHTGAERFLYRADKRDCSGCSLRTKCFKNSRNQYGRRIECGVHEQAKTSHTRRMQRDCSRTKYALRAAVTERPFALIKHHFGVREFLVRGLEKVRCEWQWLCIAHNVHRLLCLAPHLARACVP from the coding sequence ATGGGCTGGGCACAACCGAAAGAAAATCGCGAACAGCTCGTTCTTTTCGCTGAAAAACTTGATGACGCCGTCCCCATCGAGCATCCGGTTCGCACCATCGATGCGATGCTCGGCAAGATCGATTGGTCGAACTGGGAGGCTAGCTACGACCTCACCAAAGGACAGCCGCCAATTCATCCTCGCGTCATCGCCGGAGTCATTCTCTACGGGCTACTCAAACGCGTGCAAACCTCCCGGGCACTGGAGGAAGCCTTGCAATTTCGCTTGGACTTTCGCTGGCTGGCCGAAGGACGCTCGATCGACCACAGCACCATCGCCCGCTTTCGCACCTCCAACGCCGAGGCTATCGGCGACCTGTTTGTTCAAATCGGCCTGATTGCTCAACAGATGGGGCATCTCACATTGCGGTCACTCGGCTATGACGGCACGCGCCTGCGAGCAAGCAACCGCCGCAGCGGCACGCGGACGCCGGACGAACTTCGCCAGGCCAAGAAGCAACTCACCGCCGAGTTTGAAGAACATCGCCAAGCCGTTGAGCAGGCTCAGGACAGCGAAGACGAAATCTTCGACGCTGCGGCGGCAGCCGACAAAGAAGAGCAACTCTCTCGCCAGAGCCAGCAGATTGACTCGGCCCTTGCCGAGCTCGAGCGGATTCAAAGCGAAGGCAAGAAGGTTCCCGATCGCTTGCCGATCACCGACCCGCAAAGCCGGATCGCCAAAAACAAGGAAGGCGGCTTCGCACCGAACTACAACCCAACGGCCACGGTCGATGCCGATAGCGGGCTGATCGCCGCAGCCGATGTGATCAGCGGCATTGATGAACAGAGCCACATGCACGGGGCGATCGATCAGGTTCGCGAGAGCTTCATGGAAGGCGACCGGGAGCGTGAGGTCCAGGTGCTGGCCGACGGATTGATGGCAACCGGTGAGAACATTGCTGCCTGCAAGGACAAGCACGTCGACTTCTACACGCCAGCGGGACCGGAGAACCCGGCGTACCGCAAAGATCCAAGTCAACCGATCGCAGCCGAAAAGCTTGACCGACTTCCTGTTCGCGGCAAGAAGCCGAAGAAGGGTGAGCAGGACGAGCGGACGTTTGACAAGTCAGCATTCCTGTACGATGCCGAGGCGGACGTTTACTACTGCCCGATGGGCAAGACACTCGAGCGCAAGAGCCGGCGCAAAGATCACACCGGTGCCGAGCGTTTCCTTTACCGAGCCGACAAGCGAGACTGTTCGGGTTGTTCACTTCGGACGAAGTGTTTCAAGAACAGTCGCAATCAATATGGTCGCCGGATCGAGTGCGGTGTCCACGAACAAGCCAAGACTTCGCACACGCGTCGGATGCAGAGGGACTGCTCACGCACAAAATACGCTCTTCGAGCGGCGGTAACCGAACGTCCTTTCGCGTTGATCAAGCATCACTTTGGTGTTCGTGAGTTCCTTGTGCGCGGCCTAGAGAAGGTTCGTTGCGAGTGGCAATGGTTGTGCATCGCTCACAATGTTCATCGCTTGCTGTGTCTGGCTCCCCATCTTGCACGAGCGTGCGTTCCATAA
- a CDS encoding catalase: MAKKKAQKAAAETGHWGEGGELHQRSKKGDQPLTTNQGLVVADDQNTLSVGPRGPQLLEDFIMREKITHFDHERIPERVVHARGYAAHGYFQAYKSHAKLTKAAFLQDAETKTPVFCRFSTVAGSAGSPDTARDVRGFAVKFYTSEGNYDLVGNNMPVFFIQDAIKFPDLIHSVKPAPDRDFPQAQSAHDTFWDFVSLNPESMHMLMWVMSDRAIPRSFRMMEGFGVHTFRMINKKGESQFVKFHWRPTLGTFSVIWDEAMKISGADPDFHRRDFWNAIESGNYPEWELSVQVFSEDQANEFDFDVLDPTKLIPEELVPLTPLGKMVLDRNVDNFFAETEQVAFCPSHVVPGIDFSNDPLLQGRLFSYLDTQLSRLGSPNFHQIPVNKPKCPFANFQRDGHMQMEVPTGRVANEPNSLDDGSPRENAMAGFNSYHAAEAGEKRRLRPESFADHYSQARLFWISMSDPEQRHIVGGFAFELGKCNEAKIRTRMLGHLANVDQSLSDRVAEKLGMSGQADTIQPRVPVRDVQPSKPLSQDSVAPESLQGKKIGLLTTDGIDAKLLDAIATAAKKEGATLAVIAPTRGAIHTSDGKELATDDFLAGAPSVLFDCVIVAPSAGHAEMLAGEAAAVNWVRDAFAHLKVIGFTDSATGIFEKASVATDADEGVISIDSSTLSEFLKQAKRHRIWDREPQLRTL; encoded by the coding sequence ATGGCTAAGAAGAAGGCACAAAAAGCGGCGGCGGAAACGGGGCACTGGGGCGAGGGTGGCGAGTTGCACCAACGGTCGAAGAAGGGGGACCAACCGCTGACGACAAACCAGGGCTTAGTCGTCGCCGACGATCAGAACACGCTGTCGGTTGGGCCGCGTGGGCCGCAATTGCTCGAAGACTTTATCATGCGTGAGAAGATCACGCATTTCGATCACGAACGGATTCCCGAACGCGTTGTGCACGCCCGCGGCTACGCAGCTCATGGTTACTTTCAGGCCTACAAATCTCACGCCAAGCTGACCAAGGCAGCATTCCTGCAGGACGCCGAGACGAAGACGCCGGTCTTCTGCCGCTTCTCCACGGTCGCTGGCAGCGCCGGTTCGCCCGACACCGCTCGCGACGTCCGCGGCTTTGCCGTCAAGTTCTACACCAGCGAAGGGAACTACGATCTGGTCGGCAACAACATGCCGGTCTTCTTCATCCAAGATGCGATCAAATTCCCCGACTTGATCCACAGCGTCAAACCGGCGCCCGACCGCGACTTCCCTCAGGCCCAATCGGCTCACGACACCTTCTGGGACTTCGTCTCCTTGAATCCCGAAAGCATGCACATGCTGATGTGGGTGATGTCGGACCGGGCGATCCCGCGATCGTTTCGAATGATGGAAGGTTTTGGCGTCCACACGTTTCGGATGATCAATAAGAAAGGGGAATCGCAGTTCGTCAAGTTTCATTGGCGTCCCACGCTGGGAACCTTCTCGGTGATCTGGGACGAGGCGATGAAGATCTCCGGCGCCGATCCCGATTTCCATCGCCGCGATTTCTGGAACGCTATCGAGTCGGGCAACTATCCCGAATGGGAACTGTCGGTTCAAGTGTTCAGCGAAGATCAGGCGAACGAATTCGATTTCGACGTGCTCGATCCAACCAAACTGATTCCCGAGGAACTGGTTCCGCTGACGCCGTTGGGAAAGATGGTTCTCGACCGAAACGTCGACAACTTCTTTGCCGAGACCGAACAGGTTGCGTTCTGCCCGTCACACGTAGTCCCCGGGATCGATTTCTCCAACGATCCGCTGCTGCAAGGTCGACTGTTCTCCTACCTCGACACGCAGCTGTCGCGACTGGGCAGTCCCAACTTTCATCAGATTCCAGTCAACAAGCCGAAGTGTCCGTTTGCCAACTTCCAACGCGATGGGCATATGCAGATGGAGGTGCCGACGGGACGTGTTGCCAACGAGCCAAACAGCCTCGACGATGGCAGTCCTCGCGAAAACGCGATGGCCGGTTTCAATAGCTACCACGCCGCCGAAGCGGGCGAGAAACGGCGGCTTCGTCCGGAGAGTTTCGCCGATCACTATTCGCAAGCTCGGCTGTTTTGGATCTCGATGAGCGATCCCGAACAACGACACATCGTTGGCGGGTTTGCGTTTGAGTTGGGGAAATGTAACGAGGCGAAGATTCGCACTCGGATGCTGGGGCACCTGGCAAACGTCGACCAAAGCCTGAGCGATCGGGTTGCCGAGAAGCTGGGGATGTCGGGGCAAGCCGATACGATCCAGCCGCGGGTTCCTGTCCGCGACGTGCAACCGTCGAAGCCGTTGTCGCAGGATTCGGTCGCCCCCGAATCTTTGCAAGGCAAAAAGATCGGATTGCTGACGACCGACGGGATCGATGCGAAGCTGCTGGACGCAATTGCCACCGCCGCCAAAAAGGAAGGGGCAACGCTGGCGGTGATCGCTCCGACTCGCGGCGCGATTCATACCAGCGACGGCAAGGAACTGGCAACCGACGACTTCCTCGCCGGTGCACCATCGGTGCTGTTCGACTGTGTCATCGTCGCCCCTTCGGCAGGCCATGCCGAGATGCTGGCTGGCGAAGCGGCAGCGGTGAACTGGGTTCGCGATGCGTTTGCGCATCTGAAAGTCATCGGCTTCACCGACTCGGCGACGGGGATCTTTGAAAAAGCTTCCGTCGCCACCGACGCCGATGAAGGCGTGATCTCGATCGATTCGTCAACCTTGAGCGAGTTTCTCAAACAGGCGAAGCGACACCGGATCTGGGACCGCGAACCTCAATTGCGGACGTTGTGA
- a CDS encoding ATPase domain-containing protein has translation MAFERISTGIETLDEILHGGLTRDRLYLVEGTPGTGKTTFGLQFLLAGRDRGEKGIYVTLSETKEELIGIAQSHGWSLDGIYIHELLNPEDAAGRAQYTMFEPSEVELGSTVGEVQKQVEAMKPQRIVFDSLSEMRLLSQGALRYRRQILALKQFFVGRGCTTLLLDDKATGGEDQQLQSLAHGVIRLEQRLTDYGNERRNLRVIKHRGSDFIGGAHDVQLMRGGMQVFPRATVDTSPWFADGRVISSGLDSLDQLLGGGITEGSSTLLLGPAGVGKSSMGVQFAVEAAKRGERAVLFEFEESDNALLTRSEGLGLPLRKYIDDGSIAVRHLPAGEIAPNEFAMKVRSEVAEDAQGRKTTVVLIDSLNGYLSSMPHENFLVVQLHDILNYLGKRGIATFLVVAQHGMMGHGMGTPVDTSYLADAVILFRYFEAAGEIHRAISVVKNRTANHERTIREFGLSDQGLEIGQPLTNFRGVLAGTPEFIGPRDVLLDPREASPE, from the coding sequence ATGGCATTCGAAAGAATCAGCACGGGGATCGAAACGCTCGATGAGATATTGCATGGTGGACTGACCCGCGATCGGTTGTATCTGGTCGAAGGGACTCCGGGGACGGGGAAGACAACGTTTGGACTGCAGTTCCTTCTGGCGGGACGCGATCGTGGCGAGAAAGGAATCTACGTCACACTATCGGAAACAAAAGAAGAACTGATCGGGATCGCGCAGTCGCACGGCTGGTCGCTCGACGGCATCTATATCCACGAACTACTGAACCCCGAAGACGCCGCCGGCCGCGCGCAGTACACGATGTTCGAACCGTCGGAGGTCGAACTGGGGAGCACAGTTGGAGAGGTGCAGAAACAGGTCGAGGCGATGAAGCCGCAAAGGATCGTGTTTGATTCGCTGTCGGAAATGCGGCTGCTGTCTCAGGGAGCACTGCGATACCGCCGGCAGATCCTTGCGCTGAAGCAATTTTTTGTTGGGCGCGGCTGCACCACGTTGCTGTTGGACGACAAGGCGACCGGCGGCGAAGACCAACAGCTGCAGAGTTTGGCTCACGGCGTGATTCGACTCGAACAACGACTGACCGACTACGGCAACGAACGCCGCAATCTGCGAGTGATCAAACACCGCGGGTCGGACTTCATCGGCGGTGCTCACGATGTCCAGTTGATGCGCGGCGGGATGCAAGTCTTTCCGCGAGCGACTGTCGACACAAGTCCGTGGTTTGCCGACGGCCGCGTGATCAGCAGCGGCTTGGATTCGCTGGACCAATTGTTGGGCGGCGGTATCACCGAGGGTTCGAGCACGCTTTTGTTAGGCCCCGCCGGTGTCGGTAAATCGTCGATGGGTGTGCAGTTCGCGGTGGAAGCGGCAAAGCGTGGCGAGCGGGCGGTGCTGTTCGAATTTGAAGAGAGCGACAACGCGTTGTTGACGCGTTCCGAGGGACTCGGACTACCGCTGCGAAAATACATCGATGACGGCTCGATCGCTGTTCGGCATCTTCCCGCCGGCGAGATCGCACCCAATGAGTTTGCGATGAAGGTGCGTTCGGAAGTCGCCGAGGATGCTCAGGGGCGGAAGACAACTGTCGTGTTGATCGACAGCCTCAACGGCTATTTGAGTTCGATGCCGCACGAAAACTTTCTTGTCGTCCAACTGCACGACATCTTGAACTATCTTGGCAAGCGAGGAATTGCAACCTTCCTGGTCGTTGCTCAGCATGGCATGATGGGGCACGGGATGGGAACGCCTGTCGACACAAGCTATCTCGCCGACGCGGTGATCCTGTTCCGCTACTTCGAAGCCGCTGGCGAAATTCACCGCGCGATATCGGTCGTCAAGAATCGCACGGCCAATCACGAGCGGACGATTCGTGAATTCGGCTTGAGCGATCAAGGCCTTGAGATCGGCCAACCGTTGACGAATTTTCGCGGCGTGCTGGCCGGAACGCCCGAGTTCATCGGACCTCGCGATGTGCTGTTGGATCCCCGAGAAGCGAGTCCCGAATGA
- a CDS encoding hybrid sensor histidine kinase/response regulator, protein MNSLEPSSDISQRVAIFAPTPQDAKICKQILDDVQIEADFCSSIEQLCDAIEAGVGVGLVGEDHLGNAQMQRLHDVLSRQPEWSDFPVLVLLGTEELSSQRVEQLLSLGNVTLVPCPLRIAVFVSKLRARLRDRRRQYAVRDLLIERRRAVEAAAVDARRLRLALQAGQMGVWEWSQKELYWSPMFYDLFGFEKAVVPNPERCFERVHEEDREALVSQWTSSLEHGTDLRLEFRIAHPQLGQRWLSAVGEPVRSKSGRVLRHSGIVWDVTQRHESEAALLEAREQAESANRAKSEFLANMSHEIRTPMTAILGYIDLIDEKVDHEETRDHIDTVRRNGKFLLAIINDILDLSKIEAGKFDLAVEPFSPNRLIEDVRSIMNVRAAESQIDLHINYEGLVPETIQTDPKRLKQILINLVGNAIKFTDRGSVTLSVSYARSSNRVLFQVADTGIGMTTRQINRLFQPFSQADSSVSRTFGGTGLGLAISQRLASIMGGEISVESEPGEGSCFAVSIDPGDLTNTRLVPLRPFEDVPVSESSSDVSPLTCSVLLVDDRRDIRFLASRLLSNAGATITEAEDGQEAVDKMQEMLRNDRVVDLILLDMQMPRLDGYRTADQLRRLGYKGPIIALTADAMQGDMDRCIQCGCNDYLSKPIDSALLLEKVRSFVGSEFRL, encoded by the coding sequence ATGAATTCCCTGGAACCGTCCAGCGACATCAGCCAACGCGTGGCCATTTTCGCACCGACTCCGCAGGACGCCAAGATATGCAAGCAGATCTTGGACGACGTCCAGATCGAAGCCGATTTCTGTTCGTCCATCGAACAGCTGTGCGACGCGATCGAAGCGGGCGTCGGCGTCGGTTTGGTGGGCGAAGATCACCTGGGCAACGCCCAGATGCAGCGGCTGCACGATGTCCTGTCACGGCAGCCCGAATGGTCCGACTTCCCCGTCCTGGTGCTGTTGGGAACCGAAGAGCTTTCGTCGCAGCGGGTCGAACAATTGCTCTCCCTGGGGAACGTCACGCTGGTTCCCTGCCCGCTGCGAATCGCGGTTTTTGTCAGCAAATTGCGGGCTCGGCTCCGCGATCGACGCCGGCAATACGCGGTCCGGGATCTATTGATCGAACGCCGGCGAGCGGTCGAGGCGGCTGCTGTCGATGCCCGCCGATTGCGATTGGCGTTGCAAGCTGGCCAGATGGGCGTTTGGGAATGGAGTCAAAAAGAACTCTATTGGTCACCGATGTTCTACGATCTATTCGGCTTTGAAAAAGCGGTGGTCCCAAATCCCGAACGCTGTTTCGAACGCGTCCACGAAGAGGATCGCGAGGCATTGGTCTCGCAATGGACAAGTTCGCTGGAACATGGAACCGACCTGCGGTTGGAGTTTCGGATCGCGCATCCCCAACTGGGCCAGCGTTGGCTGTCGGCGGTCGGCGAGCCGGTGCGAAGCAAATCGGGAAGAGTGTTACGGCATTCGGGGATCGTCTGGGACGTCACGCAGCGACACGAATCGGAAGCCGCGTTGTTGGAAGCACGCGAACAGGCCGAGAGTGCAAACCGGGCGAAGAGCGAATTCTTGGCGAACATGAGCCACGAGATCCGCACGCCGATGACCGCGATCCTCGGCTACATCGATCTGATCGATGAAAAGGTCGACCACGAAGAGACGCGAGACCACATCGATACGGTTCGCCGGAACGGCAAGTTTTTGCTGGCGATCATCAACGATATCCTCGATCTATCGAAGATCGAAGCGGGGAAGTTCGATCTGGCGGTCGAGCCGTTTTCTCCGAATCGCTTGATCGAAGATGTGCGAAGCATCATGAATGTCCGCGCTGCCGAGAGTCAAATCGACCTGCATATCAATTACGAGGGCCTGGTTCCCGAGACGATTCAGACCGACCCGAAACGGCTGAAACAGATCCTTATCAATCTCGTTGGCAACGCCATCAAGTTCACCGATCGCGGATCGGTCACGCTCTCGGTTTCTTACGCCCGGTCGTCGAATCGAGTTTTGTTTCAGGTTGCCGACACCGGAATCGGCATGACGACGCGTCAGATCAATCGATTGTTCCAGCCGTTCAGTCAAGCTGATTCGTCGGTCTCGCGGACCTTTGGTGGCACCGGTTTGGGACTGGCGATATCGCAGCGATTGGCGAGCATCATGGGAGGCGAAATCTCCGTCGAGAGCGAACCGGGCGAGGGGAGTTGTTTTGCCGTATCGATCGATCCCGGGGATCTCACCAACACGCGGCTGGTCCCGCTGCGACCGTTCGAAGACGTGCCGGTGTCGGAGTCGTCCAGCGATGTCTCGCCGCTGACCTGCAGCGTGCTGCTGGTCGACGACCGCCGCGACATTCGCTTCCTCGCTTCGCGTCTGTTATCTAACGCGGGGGCGACGATTACCGAGGCCGAAGATGGCCAGGAAGCTGTCGACAAGATGCAAGAGATGCTCCGCAACGACCGCGTCGTCGACCTAATCCTATTGGACATGCAGATGCCGCGACTCGACGGTTACCGAACCGCCGATCAACTGCGTCGACTCGGTTACAAGGGGCCGATCATCGCACTGACCGCCGACGCGATGCAGGGGGACATGGACCGCTGCATCCAGTGTGGATGCAACGACTATTTGAGCAAGCCGATCGACAGTGCGCTGCTCTTAGAAAAGGTCCGCAGCTTCGTCGGATCCGAGTTTCGACTATAG